The DNA region TCCTCGATTGGACCGGCTACGGCACGCTTGAAGCGCTGACCGAAGCCGGCGGCCTCGACAGTCTGTTCATCGAAACTCGCGAAGCGCCCGCGGGCGCCAAGAACGGCAACGGCAAGACGCTCTCCATCACCACCGTCAACGGCAACCAGAAGGCCGTCGAAGGCCGGCTGTTCACCGTGTCCTGGAACGACGAGAACGCGCTGGTGCTGATGATCAATACGCAGCCGGTCGTCTCCGACGAGCGCGGCAAGGCGGCGGAAGCGTCGCTGCGCCGGCTGGAAGAAGAGAACCAGCAGCTCAAGGCGGTGCTCGACACCGCGACCGACGGCGTGCTGGTGCTCGACCGCGCCGGCCGCGTGCTCTCGGGCAACCGCAGCGCCCAGGCCCTGTTCGGCTACGAGGCCACGCAATTCAGCGAGTTGTCGTTCGGCGATCTGTTCGCGCCGGAAAGCCGGCGTGGCGTGCTCGACCATCTCGACCGGCTGACGCGCGAAAATGGCGCGCGCATGCTGGATCCCGGGCGCGAAGCGATCGGCCGCGTCGCCAAAGGCGGGCTGGTGCCGCTCTACATCACCATGGGGCGCCTCGAAGGCGGCGACAAAGTCTGCGTGGTGCTGCGCGACGTCACCGCCTGGAAGCGCACCGAAGAAGAGTTGATCAAGGCGCGGCAGGAGGCAGAACGGGCCTCCACGGCCAAGTCCGAATTCCTGGCGAAGATCAGCCACGAGATCCGCACGCCGCTCAACGCCATCATCGGCTTTTCCGAAGTGATGATGCACGAACGTTTCGGCGCCATCGGCAACGAGCGCTACAAGCAGTATCTCAAGGACATCCACGCCTCCGGCGGAAGCCTGATCACGCTGCTCAACGACCTGCTCGATCTGTCGAAGATCGAAGCCGGCAAGCTCGACCTGTCCTTCGTCAGCATCGACCTCAACAATGTCGTGCAGCAGTGCGTCGCGCAGATGCAGGAGGACGCGAACCGCGAGCGCGTCATCATCCGCACCTCGCTGCCGCCGACCTTGCCGCACATCATCGCCGACGCGCGCTCGGTGCGGCAGATCGCGCTCAACCTGCTGTCAAACTCGATCAAGTTCACCGGCGCCGGCGGACAGGTGATCGTCTCGACCGCGGTGAACGATACGCACGAAGTGGTCCTGCGCGTCCGCGACACCGGTACCGGGATGAGCGAGAAGGAATTGCAAACCGCGCTCGAGCCGTTCCGGCAGTTGTCGACGTCGGCGCGCTGGGGTTCCGGCGGAACCGGTCTGGGGCTGCCGATCACCAAGGCATTGGCCGAAGCCAACCATGCGCGCTTCCGCATCGTCAGCCATGTCGACGACGGTACCTTGGTCGAAGTCGCATTCCCCGCCACGCGGGTGCTGGCGCAGTAGCGCTTTTCGTTTATGCTCCGCCTATCACCGTCATCCTGAGGTGGCCGCGCGGCGGCCCTCGCAGGAGAACGGCCGATCATCCTTCGAGGCTCGCTTCGCCCGCACCTCAGGATGACGGGGAAAGGTGGTCATGCGTCGCCTTGTACTGAGCCTCATCATCTCGGTCATCGCTGCCCTCCCCTCCGCGCGCGCGGCCGAGAAGGTCGACCTGCTTCTGGTTCTCGCGGCCGACGTTTCGCGCAGCGTCGATGCGCGCAAGTTCCAGCTTCAACGCGAAGGGTATGCCGCGGCGATCTCGGACCGCCGCGTGCTCGAGGCGATTCAGGCTGGACGCAACGGGCGGATCGGTTTGACCTTCATCGAGTGGTCCGGCTTCGGCAACCAGAAGGTCGTCATCGACTGGACCATGATCGACGGGCCAAAAGCGGCGCAGGCTTTCGGCGACCGATTGCTGGAATCGCCACGCTCCTTCGCCGATCGCACCGCGATCAGCGGCGGTATCGAGGCGGCGGTGGCGC from Pseudolabrys taiwanensis includes:
- a CDS encoding DUF1194 domain-containing protein, translated to MRRLVLSLIISVIAALPSARAAEKVDLLLVLAADVSRSVDARKFQLQREGYAAAISDRRVLEAIQAGRNGRIGLTFIEWSGFGNQKVVIDWTMIDGPKAAQAFGDRLLESPRSFADRTAISGGIEAAVAQLARAPFTADRQTIDVSGDGTNNAGRDVTSARDEALKLGITINGLVILSDQPLPWNPEHTNPPGGLAKYYQDNVTGGPGAFVMEAKDFNSFGEAIIKKMIAEIAQAAPTGRQAALPPR